In Gulosibacter molinativorax, a single window of DNA contains:
- a CDS encoding type II toxin-antitoxin system Phd/YefM family antitoxin has translation MNESLPISVAKQQLGTLVDRVHLAHETVYLTKHGRRVAAIIDADTLDGILERLEDFEDATAANAARREMAETGASPIPWDEVKAELGLS, from the coding sequence ATGAACGAGAGCCTGCCGATTTCCGTCGCCAAGCAGCAGCTGGGCACGCTCGTCGACCGGGTCCACCTTGCCCACGAGACTGTCTACCTCACGAAACATGGTCGTCGCGTGGCCGCGATCATCGATGCGGATACGCTCGACGGCATCCTCGAGCGACTCGAGGACTTCGAGGATGCCACTGCCGCCAACGCCGCGCGTCGCGAAATGGCAGAGACCGGTGCGAGCCCGATTCCGTGGGACGAGGTCAAAGCCGAGCTCGGTCTCTCGTGA
- a CDS encoding type II toxin-antitoxin system RelE family toxin, which yields MTYRVVLSPAAARELRKLDAHTKRRIQAAIELLTETPRPPAAKRLVDSGGAWRVRVGEYRIVYDIDDGELVVLVLHTRHRRDSYR from the coding sequence GTGACCTATCGCGTTGTGCTGTCGCCCGCCGCGGCGCGAGAACTACGCAAGCTTGACGCCCATACGAAGCGACGCATCCAAGCCGCCATCGAACTCCTCACCGAGACCCCTCGTCCGCCGGCCGCCAAACGACTCGTCGATAGTGGGGGCGCATGGCGAGTGCGCGTCGGCGAGTACCGCATCGTTTACGACATCGATGACGGCGAACTCGTCGTGCTCGTCCTCCACACACGCCATCGCCGAGACAGCTACCGCTGA